The Raphanus sativus cultivar WK10039 chromosome 2, ASM80110v3, whole genome shotgun sequence DNA segment ATCACCTAATGACGATACCTGTGGCAAGGGAAGACTCAAGGGACTTGACGATGTtagtcatcgacttggtgatggTCGCCATCTTGGCCTGAGTGTCCAAGCGAGCCACAACAGCGTCAAGGCGAGAAGCGAGGCGGAGGTAGTTCATCTGCTCGCTTCGCTTGCGGATCGCGTTCTCGGCGTAGATCCGAGCGCCGTCCATGTTCCCTTTCTCGATCGCCTTCTTCACCTTGAGCTTCTCcgccttctcctccttctcgcACTTCCTCGACTGCCTCTGGAGAGACTTGGACGTGAACTTCAGGTCGAATATCTGATTCATCAGCTTGTCTGTGTTACCCATGTTGAAAATCGATTCAGATTCACAAAACAGAGGATTAGggttttttatttgaatttgggGAAAGGATCTCGACGCGTTTGTTTTACGATTGTTTCATTCgtagaagaagatgaaaaaggaGGAATCTAATATTTTAAGTGGGCCCCTGAAGAAAAGTCAAATAATAATGTTGGAGTCAACTTTGGTTTTCCTAATTCAGATAGGACTTGGCTGGTTCAATCAACCGCGGTTTAGTGATTGTTGGTTTAACATTTGATCCTCATGTCATGATGTAGGATTGCAAATACGCCTTCTCAgcttaaaaaaaactgaaatgtGAAATTGTGTTTTTGCTTTACCAGATTCCCTCAAGCTGGCTTTGCAGTTTGGAACAGGTTTAGACATTTTCGGATCTTTGGATTGGGTTCAAATATGTTTGGTTATAGAAATTCGGAATACATCTAAAATTGACTAGTGTTACGATTTGTAATATCGATTTTAGGTTGGTTCGAGTTTTAATTAAGATAAACCGTATAATCTTCCAAAATTATGATATAGTTTGGTTAAAACATTTAGTATCCGAAGTATTTTGAATTTATCTTAATACCcgaatacatatatttaaagacTTGAAAATATGCCAGAATATCCGAGAAAAACTAAAACTATGTCTATAAAAATCTGAAATGTATCTGAAACTTGAAATAAATATCAGAACCTCACaactaaaaaatatacaaatgctataaatatttaaataccccaaaataactaatacatacattttttggtttattgGGTATTTATCGGTAGAAACAAAACTCGAACCGAATTCGCAAAATTAATATCCGAACCGAGAAGAATCCGATTTTTTGGGTTGATACGGTTCATGCTTTTAGAATCAGACAACACGAATATTtcaaaagaaacttaatatttgctcgtaatttaatatttttaaaatttaaaatataatttatcatattttgaaaCTAGAATTAGACAACAAGACTATGGTATTTTGcttgtagtttaatattaaattatgtatttgtatttataattttatattttagtgtaagattttattaattaatattgttgttatatttttgtatgtgtttgttatttataaaaattgtatgaatttattataaagaccATAGTgcaaaatacaaattattttgaAGTTTGGTTTGACATTTTGCTTTTGAAAAAGAATACATAGAAACTTCGAATATGCAGAGTTTTTTAAACTTCGAATATGTAGATAGAAAAACTTTTTTTGAGATGCTcttatacaagttaaaaaaaaaaaaagctcttcAAGCCAACATGAAACAGTCTGCAATCTAAACTAACAAAAGACTTGTTAATTTAAATTGTATTGTTTGACCATAAGAATGTCTGAGCACAATCTTTGAGGAACTTGTTGCAGTTCTTTACCTTCTTGCCATGCCTGTCCTACGCACACACCAGGACCTATATGTCGTATGTATATGATAACACTGTCGTTGAACGGATACGGATGCTTGGCTGCAACATTAAGTGAAAGAATAAACCTATGAAGCCATAGACTTTCTTGTCTATGCTATTCTCAAACATAAAGTCATACCTGGTCTAGGGAACCCTTGTGGGTAATCTCCAATAGCAAGAAGCCCATCACCAAATCTGCATGCTATGTCGCAGGGTTCTTCTGTGGCCATCACTTCCATAGCTTCTGTGACCTCAAAGTATAGTGGACTCAAAGCATTGGCAAGGGTTGAGACTATCGGTCCACCTGCACAATACCATTTCTAGAGATAttagttaaacatatatatagtaaCAGACAATCGGTCTGGCGGGCACATAGGCTCCCAGCCTAGGAGGCAAATCAGGTTTAAAAATCGGTCTAGATGTTTGCCTAATCAATAATCCAATAATTCCCTGCAAAACGCCTAGTTACCAGTTAGAAAAGTAAACATTAATTGGATAAGGGCTCACCACAAACACGCCCATAGATTTGGCCGTTGTTGGAGGCATACACAGCCTACCAAGGAACATATAAACTATGTCAGAAAGATAGCAAAGGATATAAGATGCTGAATGGAACAGACATGGAGGTGATATCAGCCCTGACTGACTTACCATCTTGAAGGATCTTATCCAGGATATGATTAGTGGACCTAAACAATAACAGAAGAATATCTTCCATGCAACCACATGACTCAAAAGCTATAATAAACCTTGGCTCTAAAAATTGCAGCAAGCGGTGGCGCCTCTCTTCAGGGATATCTTCAATCTTTTTCCTGTAAGTATCAACTCAATCAAATAGTTATCTTATTGTTATACACGATGCCATATCAAAACCAACAGTTAAATGCATGATTAGAGGTAATATAACTTTAACTGATCAAGACATTTAATCCTATTGCTTTGAGATATACAACATCAATTATCATTAGTAATACCAGATATTAACTAAAACAATCTATCCCAGCCAAAGTGTTGAAAAACAGCAAACTGAAGCTGCAGCATATATACCTAATCAAATTCAATTCTATTTAATATAGATAACACTGGTGCAGTATAGTGACTACTTTATATATGCAAAGCCTTCGGCTTAGAGTAAATCAATCACAAGCAGACTAACCAGAGATAAGCAGCTGGGTTATATGAAGTAGGGTCCAATGGAATCAACTCCTTGGGAGGATCAAGAAACGTTACAACATCAGATTCATCAACGTAAACCTTTTTCCCAGTGGGAAGAGTTTCATAAGGTTTCTCATCGCAGGGAGACTCATATCCTCTCCCTCCTTGAACCGCCATAACCACACCACGAGACATCCCTAGAAAAACCCAACTCCTTATTTGAAACCCAACAAGACCCCAGCAACATGAAACCCACAAGGAAACTGTAAATCTTTGCAAGAAATAAATGAACTTTATCTTCTAACTATTATTTACTACTAAACTGACATCAAAAGATAAGCTTTTTACAAAAGTTAAAAACTTTGTAAATGAAAAGCGAAGAGTTTAGCTCACTGTTCGAGAGAGGAAACCCGAGCTGCTGCGGCTTTTCGTTCCGGCGGACGAAGCCGTGAACCGCCGGAGGAGTTACCGGGGTTCGCACTAGCCAACTTTCCCGAACCGCCCCTATCTTCATCTCCGACGagactcaaaaaaaaatccaaaacgattttattaaattcaattAACGGGCCTAAGTTAGGCCCATATTAACATTATGGGCCGAGTTATCCCTAGGCCTAGCCGTTAATTGCAGTTTCAAGATAAAGGccatgaaaatatattatccACTGCGTAGGGCTCATGATAAACTCTCTTAATAACCGTTGATCTACCTGATCGACAGTTTCATTTGTATCGTAGTACACCGAAGAGTTCGTGAGCTGAGAAACACTCAATCAAAAGCACTCACTGTAACTGACAAAAATCCTCTCCTTTCCCgggaaaatttaattttctttctgcTCCTCCGAGAAGATCTGAAGAGCGAGAATGGACTGTTATCTTCTCTACACGGTGCTTCTACTCCTTCTTCTTGGATCAGTTTCTCTCTCTAACGCAAGGCCACGCGCTAATCGACGTAAGTTTTCCCCAGAACTTTCCCGGAAAAAAATCTTTGCTCATGCTTGAACATCGAACCTAATTAGATTCTTGTAGCTAGCGATGATCGATTCCTTTGCATCTCACGTGTTTTGCAGATCCCAGTTTCATGCGATCCGTGACGAACGCAACCGATTTCGCGTCGGAGGACTACTACGACTACATAATCGTCGGCGGAGGAACGGCGGGATGTCCACTCGCCGCCACTCTCTCCCAATCCTTCCGCGTCCTCCTCCTCGAGCGCGGCGGCGTCCCCTACACAAACCCAACCTGATGACTCACGACGGTTTCTTGACGACTCTCACAGACGTCACCGCCGTCGACTCCCCCGCTCAGTCCTTCGTCTCCGAGGAAGGAGTCCCCAACGCTCGAGGACGCGTCCTCGGAGGAAGCAGCGCCATCAACGCGGGATTCTACAGCAGAGCCGATCAACACTTCTTCGAGAACTCAGGTCTCGATTGGGATCTGAGGAGCGTGAATCAGTCTTACGAGTGGGTGGAGAGAGCGATCGTGTTCAGACCTCAGCTGATGACGTGGCAGTCCGCGTTTCGAGACGCGATGCTCGAGGTCGGTGTGGGTCCCTTTAACGGCTTCACGCTGGAGCATAAGGTTGGGACTAAGATCGGTGGGTCCACCTTTGACCGTTCAGGGAGGAGACACAGCTCTGCGGATCTTCTCAGATTCGCTAGAAGCTCCAACATTAGAGTAGCTGTTTACGCTACTGTTGAGAGAGTCTTGCTGAGTGATAATTCAAATGTCTCTGCTATTGGAGTTGTGTACCGTGATCAGCTTGGACGTTACCATCACGCGATGATACGGGAGAGAGGAGAGGTGATACTCTC contains these protein-coding regions:
- the LOC108841965 gene encoding ESCRT-related protein CHMP1B; protein product: MGNTDKLMNQIFDLKFTSKSLQRQSRKCEKEEKAEKLKVKKAIEKGNMDGARIYAENAIRKRSEQMNYLRLASRLDAVVARLDTQAKMATITKSMTNIVKSLESSLATGNLQKMSETMDSFEKQFVNMEVQAEFMENAMAGSTSLSTPEGDVNNLMQQVADDYGLEVSVGLPQAAGHTIPTATEEKVDEDDLSRRLAELKARG
- the LOC108841969 gene encoding uncharacterized protein LOC108841969 is translated as MKIGAVRESWLVRTPVTPPAVHGFVRRNEKPQQLGFPLSNRMSRGVVMAVQGGRGYESPCDEKPYETLPTGKKVYVDESDVVTFLDPPKELIPLDPTSYNPAAYLWKKIEDIPEERRHRLLQFLEPRFIIAFESCPLIISWIRSFKMAVYASNNGQIYGRVCGGPIVSTLANALSPLYFEVTEAMEVMATEEPCDIACRFGDGLLAIGDYPQGFPRPAKHPYPFNDSVIIYIRHIGPGVCVGQAWQEGKELQQVPQRLCSDILMVKQYNLN
- the LOC108841964 gene encoding LOW QUALITY PROTEIN: (R)-mandelonitrile lyase-like (The sequence of the model RefSeq protein was modified relative to this genomic sequence to represent the inferred CDS: inserted 1 base in 1 codon); this translates as MDCYLLYTVLLLLLLGSVSLSNARPRANRHPSFMRSVTNATDFASEDYYDYIIVGGGTAGCPLAATLSQSFRVLLLERGGVPYXKPNLMTHDGFLTTLTDVTAVDSPAQSFVSEEGVPNARGRVLGGSSAINAGFYSRADQHFFENSGLDWDLRSVNQSYEWVERAIVFRPQLMTWQSAFRDAMLEVGVGPFNGFTLEHKVGTKIGGSTFDRSGRRHSSADLLRFARSSNIRVAVYATVERVLLSDNSNVSAIGVVYRDQLGRYHHAMIRERGEVILSAGSLGSPQLMLLSGIGPRSYLSTWGIPVAVDQPHVGGFVYDNPRNGISIVPPVPMENSLIQVVGVTEDGAFLEAASNVIPFASPLHSVFIRAPASPLYVPVTTIMEKILGPVSVGSLRLASTDVRVNPVVRFNYFSDPQDLERCVNGTRKIGEILRSRAMRDFMVREWFGSHRFRFVGVPLPLDQTNDLVMADFCRRTVSTIWHYHGGCVVGRVVNSDLKVIGVDSLRIVDGSTFNISPGTNPQATLMMLGRYMGLQMLKERMRY